Proteins from one Rosa chinensis cultivar Old Blush chromosome 7, RchiOBHm-V2, whole genome shotgun sequence genomic window:
- the LOC112177669 gene encoding receptor-like protein EIX2, giving the protein MSGRSMHSVLVGLVCLAIASAISCSSVGSSYNIMCLESERQALLQFKQGLVDESNALASWKSEKDCCKWRGIACNNQTGHVTGLNFSFSYDSYFNYSEVPLRGAMSPSLLELPFVNYLDLSYNDFEGIVIPKLIGSLSQLKELKLAHANFSGLVPPQLGNLSNLHTLDLSRNYDATNVSSNFVHIDLSHSQLEGPIPDVFTSMLSLVTLDLSWNKLEGGIPKGFQNLCSLESLTLWSNQLSENIEDSVKTLSCAENTLMTLDLSYNQFWGSWPDLARFSKLRELHLGKNQLNGYVPASVGQLSSLEHLSLSGNSFTGVITESHFLKLSRLHYLGLSGNYFSINLSSDWNPPFQLTGLLDMSSYKLGPAFPKWILTQTNLTGLYLSNAGLSGSLPNKFWDIFSGLFQLDLSMNQIHGKLPNLSTMSLSNVYLSSNLLSGAVPSFSPELRKLYLSNNKFSEPLSCFCATQAPYLGLIDISENQLSGELPNYWKQFQGLEALKLEKNKLSGKIPSSLGNLKRLTLLSLNANNFSGELPSLENCTNTTSIMASDNSFGLSSDEVGRCC; this is encoded by the exons ATGAGTGGTAGATCTATGCATTCTGTTTTGGTTGGCCTTGTGTGCCTGGCCATTGCCTCTGCTATTTCTTGTTCTAGTGTTGGAAGCTCCTACAATATTATGTGCTTGGAGAGTGAAAGGCAGGCTCTTCTACAGTTCAAACAAGGCCTTGTGGATGAGTCCAATGCTCTTGCCTCTTGGAAAAGTGAGAAAGATTGCTGCAAGTGGAGAGGAATAGCATGCAACAACCAAACAGGTCATGTTACAGGTCTTAATTTCTCCTTTAGTTATGATTCATATTTCAATTATAGTGAAGTTCCTTTAAGAGGTGCAATGAGTCCTTCACTACTTGAATTACCATTTGTAAATTACTTGGACCTCAGTTATAATGATTTTGAAGGAATTGTGATTCCTAAGCTCATTGGCTCTTTGAGTCAATTGAAAGAACTCAAACTTGCACATGCTAATTTCAGTGGACTTGTTCCTCCCCAACTTGGAAACCTCTCTAATTTGCACACTCTTGATCTTTCCAGGAACTATGATGCTA CCAATGTCAGCAGCAACTTTGTCCATATTGATCTCTCTCATAGCCAACTGGAAGGTCCCATCCCAGATgtcttcacaagcatgctttctCTAGTAACACTAGATCTGTCTTGGAATAAACTTGAAGGTGGGATACCAAAAGGCTTTCAAAACTTATGCAGCTTAGAGTCGTTGACCTTATGGAGCAACCAATTGTCTGAAAACATTGAGGACTCTGTTAAAACCTTGTCTTGTGCTGAGAACACACTTATGACCCTGGACTTGAGTTATAACCAGTTTTGGGGGTCATGGCCAGATTTGGCACGATTTTCAAAGTTAAGAGAGTTACATCTTGGCAAAAATCAACTAAATGGGTATGTACCCGCGAGTGTCGGGCAACTCTCTAGTCTTGAACATCTATCTCTCTCGGGGAATTCTTTCACTGGTGTCATAACAGAATCCCACTTTCTGAAGCTCTCTCGTTTACACTATTTGGGTCTTTCTGGTAATTATTTCTCTATCAACCTGAGCTCTGATTGGAATCCACCATTTCAACTTACTGGTCTGTTAGACATGTCCTCCTACAAGCTGGGCCCAGCTTTTCCCAAATGGATTCTAACGCAAACAAATCTTACCGGTCTTTATCTCTCTAATGCTGGACTATCAGGATCATTACCTAACAAGTTCTGGGATATATTTTCTGGCTTATTTCAGTTAGATCTCTCTATGAACCAAATCCATGGAAAACTACCAAATCTGTCAACAATGAGCTTGAGTAATGTTTATTTGTCTTCTAATCTACTTTCTGGTGCAGTGCCATCATTTTCTCCTGAGCTCAGAAAGTTGTATCTCTCGAATAACAAGTTTTCTGAGCCGCTGTCTTGCTTCTGTGCAACGCAGGCTCCATATTTGGGTTTGATTGACATTTCTGAGAACCAACTGTCAGGAGAGCTTCCTAACTATTGGAAGCAATTCCAAGGATTGGAAGCTTTGAAATTGGAGAAAAATAAATTATCTGGAAAAATACCAAGCTCTTTAGGCAATCTAAAGAGACTTACGTTATTGAGTTTAAATGCTAACAACTTTTCAGGAGAATTGCCTTCTCTAGAGAACTGTACCAACACTACGTCAATAATGgcatcagacaacagttttggactgtcgtctgatgaggttGGGCGCTGTTGTTAA